From a single Desulfuribacillus alkaliarsenatis genomic region:
- a CDS encoding heavy metal translocating P-type ATPase — protein MLESSVTTYRVEGFSUASCAEKFEANVKRLDGVVDAKVNFAASKITVYGDVSLEQIKKADFENLVFHDENAWLTQQKQQPAPFWKQRSNYKVYIATLILIGSFLMRLYYGEDHTLPTLGYAAAILIGGYSLFIKGFRNLSNLNFDMSTLMTVAILGAAAIGEWAEGALVVILFAISEALERYSMDKARNSIASLMEIAPKEAYILRKNQEVLLPVDKIQIGDIMVIKPGQKLAMDGVVMKGTSSLNQAAITGESVPVTKTPGDEVYAGTLNEEGLLEVIVSKRVEDTTLARIIHLVEEAQAERAPAQQFVDRFAKFYTPAIILVAFLIIIIPPLFFGGEWAKWIYQGLAVLVVGCPCALVISTPVAIVTAIGNAAKHGVLIKGGVHLEAAGTLDTIAFDKTGTLTKGKPIVTDLIISDGAIESTGVTGALDITQTQEHLLTIAASIEKGSQHPLAVAIVTKAKQLNLPYNKHNIEDFQSITGKGLKAKIAGVVYHIGSPAYYKEYLMNLNHKHLEKLDNRITSLQNQGKTVIILGTEQSPLLIIALADEIRETTISAIQKLKQIGINKLIMLTGDNQQTAAAIAKKAGIADYKAELLPENKLQFIKSLTKENNRVGMIGDGVNDAPALAAASVGFAMGGAGTDTALETADIALMSDDLDKLAYTISLSKRALSIIKQNITLALGLKVIALLLVIPGWLTLWIAIFADMGATLLVTLNSLRLIRSK, from the coding sequence ATGCTCGAATCATCAGTTACAACATATAGGGTTGAAGGCTTCAGTTGAGCTAGCTGTGCAGAAAAGTTCGAAGCGAACGTAAAGCGCCTGGATGGCGTGGTAGATGCGAAGGTAAACTTTGCTGCTTCAAAAATCACCGTATACGGAGATGTTTCTCTTGAACAAATAAAAAAAGCCGACTTTGAAAATCTTGTTTTCCATGATGAAAATGCATGGTTAACACAGCAAAAACAACAACCAGCACCTTTTTGGAAGCAACGTTCTAACTACAAGGTTTACATTGCTACCCTTATATTGATAGGCAGTTTTCTTATGCGTTTATACTATGGAGAAGACCATACCTTACCTACACTTGGATATGCAGCCGCCATTCTAATAGGTGGATATTCGCTATTTATTAAAGGTTTTCGAAATTTATCTAACCTCAATTTTGATATGTCAACTTTAATGACAGTCGCCATCCTTGGTGCTGCTGCTATTGGAGAGTGGGCCGAAGGAGCTCTTGTAGTTATCTTGTTTGCTATAAGTGAAGCTTTAGAACGTTATTCCATGGATAAAGCTCGTAATTCCATTGCCTCGTTAATGGAAATCGCGCCAAAGGAAGCTTACATCCTTAGAAAAAACCAAGAAGTGCTACTACCCGTTGATAAAATACAAATAGGCGATATTATGGTTATTAAGCCTGGGCAAAAGCTAGCAATGGATGGAGTCGTCATGAAAGGCACATCGAGTCTCAATCAGGCTGCAATTACAGGCGAATCTGTGCCAGTAACTAAAACGCCTGGAGATGAAGTCTATGCTGGAACCCTTAACGAAGAAGGTCTTCTAGAGGTTATAGTATCAAAGCGTGTAGAGGATACAACACTTGCTAGAATTATTCACTTAGTGGAAGAAGCGCAGGCAGAACGTGCTCCTGCCCAGCAATTCGTTGATCGCTTTGCTAAATTCTATACGCCCGCTATTATACTAGTGGCATTTTTAATTATAATTATTCCACCTTTATTCTTTGGAGGTGAGTGGGCGAAGTGGATTTACCAGGGCCTTGCTGTCTTAGTTGTAGGGTGCCCTTGTGCTTTAGTCATATCAACACCCGTAGCGATTGTTACAGCAATTGGTAATGCTGCAAAGCATGGTGTTTTGATTAAGGGCGGAGTACACCTCGAAGCGGCTGGCACGTTAGATACCATCGCTTTTGATAAGACTGGGACACTTACTAAGGGAAAGCCTATAGTAACAGATTTGATTATCTCCGATGGAGCTATAGAATCTACAGGAGTTACAGGAGCCTTAGATATTACACAAACTCAAGAGCACTTGTTAACCATCGCAGCCTCAATCGAAAAGGGTTCACAGCACCCATTAGCAGTTGCTATAGTTACCAAAGCTAAACAATTAAACCTGCCTTACAATAAACATAACATAGAAGATTTTCAATCTATTACTGGCAAGGGCTTAAAGGCTAAAATAGCTGGAGTAGTCTATCACATCGGTAGCCCTGCTTACTACAAAGAGTATTTAATGAATCTAAATCACAAACATCTAGAAAAACTAGATAATAGAATTACTAGCCTACAGAATCAAGGTAAAACTGTCATAATCCTAGGGACCGAACAGAGCCCTTTATTAATTATTGCCCTTGCGGATGAAATAAGAGAAACAACTATATCCGCAATTCAGAAGCTTAAACAAATAGGCATCAATAAACTTATTATGCTAACTGGAGATAACCAGCAAACAGCGGCAGCAATTGCTAAGAAGGCTGGTATCGCTGACTATAAAGCTGAGCTTCTTCCTGAAAATAAGTTGCAATTTATAAAATCATTAACTAAAGAAAATAACCGAGTTGGCATGATTGGAGACGGGGTCAATGATGCCCCTGCCCTAGCGGCTGCTAGTGTAGGTTTTGCCATGGGCGGAGCAGGAACAGATACGGCTTTGGAGACAGCAGATATTGCGCTCATGTCAGATGACTTAGATAAGCTAGCATATACTATATCCTTAAGTAAGAGAGCATTATCTATTATAAAACAAAATATCACACTAGCGCTTGGGCTTAAAGTCATCGCTTTACTATTAGTTATCCCTGGTTGGTTAACTCTTTGGATTGCAATCTTTGCAGATATGGGGGCAACACTTCTTGTTACACTTAACAGTCTAAGGCTTATACGTTCTAAGTAA
- a CDS encoding copper amine oxidase N-terminal domain-containing protein: MSKVKMRIAIYILCISLVFSLTVTSVSATTGAVEMEITINGELVVFEDAHPYINEDDRTMVPIRFISENLGAEVCWDGATQTVTVQKGENTITLQVDSDIITVNGESQQMDTRMTFNEEQGRNYVPLFFVSENLDSNLYWDMIDGVHFIDIEEHSWIEEFFDWEENFDLGSLLEPLDEEIAEQIANNILVDFQEALRNQDFTALDSMHSFYLEFIDEYGAMFFPDSAFDITFHDVVILESYGNYIVAEVEFDYLNYYRLNLRALNIYFAMLGDGIDPDEVSSQEIRDYVIANKYMKQLEEVEQQRYVRNLEIEKINEQWKINDFRIQTGYEWHDDLDIMAEQLTLEEIFEFAFLEMRAAFLFFGEFAGEFGADSGISVQEAMETFEAKLEEIKAEIAEHLGYDSFEELIKVEQSTEEFYRIIEQL; this comes from the coding sequence ATGTCAAAAGTCAAAATGCGAATAGCAATATACATATTATGCATTAGTCTAGTATTTTCATTGACGGTTACTTCGGTTAGCGCAACTACTGGAGCTGTTGAAATGGAAATAACAATTAACGGCGAGCTAGTAGTTTTTGAAGATGCTCACCCGTACATTAATGAAGATGATCGAACAATGGTGCCGATTCGCTTTATTTCAGAAAACCTAGGTGCTGAAGTTTGTTGGGATGGAGCAACACAGACAGTTACAGTGCAGAAAGGTGAAAACACTATCACACTACAGGTCGATAGCGATATTATTACCGTCAACGGCGAATCTCAGCAGATGGATACGCGCATGACTTTTAATGAAGAGCAGGGCCGTAATTATGTTCCACTCTTTTTTGTATCAGAGAATTTAGACTCAAATCTTTATTGGGACATGATTGATGGCGTACACTTTATTGACATAGAAGAACATAGTTGGATCGAAGAGTTCTTTGATTGGGAAGAGAATTTTGATTTGGGCTCACTGTTAGAACCTTTAGACGAAGAAATAGCAGAGCAAATTGCAAATAATATATTAGTAGATTTCCAGGAAGCATTACGCAATCAGGATTTCACTGCCTTAGACAGTATGCACTCTTTCTATCTAGAATTTATTGACGAATATGGTGCTATGTTCTTCCCAGACAGCGCATTCGATATTACATTCCATGATGTTGTTATTTTAGAGAGCTATGGGAATTATATTGTTGCTGAAGTAGAGTTTGATTACTTGAATTACTATCGCCTAAATTTACGTGCCCTTAATATATATTTTGCGATGCTAGGGGATGGTATAGATCCAGATGAAGTTAGTAGTCAGGAAATTAGAGACTATGTAATAGCCAACAAATATATGAAACAGTTAGAAGAGGTTGAACAACAGCGGTATGTGCGAAATTTAGAAATAGAAAAAATAAATGAACAATGGAAAATAAATGATTTCCGCATTCAGACAGGCTATGAATGGCATGATGACTTAGACATTATGGCTGAACAATTGACCCTTGAAGAAATTTTTGAGTTTGCTTTTCTTGAAATGCGTGCTGCGTTTTTATTCTTTGGTGAGTTTGCTGGAGAGTTCGGTGCTGACTCTGGAATTAGCGTACAAGAAGCAATGGAAACTTTTGAAGCAAAGTTAGAAGAGATTAAAGCCGAAATAGCAGAGCATTTAGGTTATGATTCCTTTGAAGAGTTAATTAAAGTAGAACAAAGTACAGAAGAGTTCTACAGAATTATTGAGCAGTTATAA
- a CDS encoding LysM peptidoglycan-binding domain-containing protein, whose translation MSTLQPRIPTQCPPGFLGRYTVSAGESMYIISQMFRVRLEALVANNPHITDPNLIYPGDVLCVPGRVPYPACKILRPRVGLPFRTTGIAFIGLAPRGGQSVSFMATLPEPQTFGNYDIYIGEIYIPSINGFGTEIFATPEDPPTWSGRVEIPLVAEILPESLAVIRPANSITGISGSIILSASF comes from the coding sequence ATGTCTACACTGCAACCTCGTATCCCAACGCAATGTCCGCCTGGTTTTCTCGGACGATATACAGTTAGTGCTGGTGAATCAATGTATATTATTTCACAAATGTTTAGAGTGCGCTTGGAAGCCCTCGTGGCAAATAATCCGCACATAACAGACCCGAATCTAATATACCCAGGTGACGTTTTATGTGTACCTGGTCGCGTTCCTTACCCCGCCTGTAAAATATTGAGACCCCGTGTAGGTCTACCTTTTAGAACTACTGGTATCGCTTTCATCGGCCTAGCACCAAGAGGTGGGCAGTCTGTAAGTTTTATGGCAACGTTACCTGAACCGCAAACATTTGGCAATTACGACATCTATATTGGGGAAATATATATACCTAGCATCAATGGATTTGGCACCGAAATATTTGCAACACCTGAAGATCCACCTACTTGGTCTGGAAGAGTAGAAATCCCTTTAGTTGCAGAGATTTTACCTGAATCACTTGCTGTTATCCGTCCTGCTAATTCGATAACGGGTATCTCTGGTTCAATAATCCTATCTGCTAGCTTTTAA
- a CDS encoding DUF3793 family protein, whose protein sequence is MYIQANYQKGTTEQLDRIVNAFQEQSYCTGYAIDLVERIGATIMGVKPAELLNVPLVKIDDNFQWEQCKHCLLLHKELRYREITSNSKRMKVFFYHREQLDQTLRQKTSLKFLQSLGYPDDYSLEAYLDILVERIKGEEFPDEIGLFLGYPLKDVLGFTGRFPLKLIKTQGWKYYGTEKISKMRYESFHAARAIVKQQIKSIPS, encoded by the coding sequence ATGTATATACAGGCTAATTACCAGAAGGGTACAACTGAACAGTTAGATAGAATCGTCAATGCCTTTCAAGAACAATCATACTGTACTGGATATGCTATAGATTTAGTGGAACGGATTGGTGCTACTATTATGGGTGTAAAACCAGCTGAGTTATTAAACGTACCACTAGTAAAGATTGATGATAATTTTCAATGGGAACAATGTAAACATTGCTTGCTGCTACATAAAGAGTTAAGGTATAGAGAAATTACAAGTAACAGTAAGCGAATGAAGGTATTCTTTTACCATAGGGAACAATTGGATCAAACACTAAGACAGAAGACTAGCTTAAAGTTTCTACAAAGCTTAGGTTACCCTGACGATTATTCCCTTGAAGCATATTTAGACATACTAGTAGAACGGATTAAAGGAGAAGAATTTCCAGATGAAATTGGCTTGTTTCTAGGATACCCACTTAAGGATGTATTGGGGTTTACAGGGAGATTTCCATTGAAGCTAATTAAAACACAGGGCTGGAAGTACTATGGAACAGAAAAGATTTCTAAGATGCGTTATGAGAGCTTTCATGCGGCTAGGGCTATAGTTAAACAACAAATTAAATCAATACCGAGTTAA
- a CDS encoding nitroreductase family protein, which yields MNECSTSDANQIVELLKRRRSIRKFKQQPVDEEKKYQLLKAALYSPTSRNRRPWEFVVITDAAILEELSQARPHGSAFLKGAPLGIVVLGDEEKCDVWTEDTSIAAINIQLAAEAMGLGSCWIQIRKRDHNELLTAEKYVQKLLAIPDTLRVLSIIAIGHPEEQRPPYDEDVLQFEKVHRNQYGK from the coding sequence ATGAACGAATGTAGTACAAGTGATGCAAATCAAATTGTGGAATTGTTAAAAAGAAGGCGAAGTATTAGGAAATTCAAGCAGCAACCAGTGGATGAAGAAAAAAAATATCAATTACTCAAAGCGGCGCTCTACTCACCAACGTCTCGGAATCGCCGCCCTTGGGAATTTGTTGTTATCACTGATGCGGCCATTCTCGAAGAGTTATCCCAAGCAAGACCACACGGCTCGGCTTTCTTAAAAGGTGCACCATTAGGGATTGTCGTACTAGGCGACGAGGAGAAGTGTGACGTATGGACAGAAGACACCTCTATAGCAGCAATTAATATTCAACTAGCTGCTGAAGCGATGGGTTTAGGCTCATGTTGGATTCAGATACGTAAACGTGACCACAATGAGCTACTAACGGCAGAGAAATATGTGCAAAAGCTGCTGGCCATCCCTGATACATTACGGGTGCTATCTATCATAGCTATTGGACATCCAGAGGAACAGAGACCTCCTTATGATGAAGATGTATTGCAATTTGAGAAGGTGCACAGAAATCAATATGGAAAGTAA
- a CDS encoding metallophosphoesterase: MFIIILLIVLGINIAWYLLSDKWLRTDLEKFPKARRYTRIALSIWIGIIFIPLLSASLGLGNPLESGPWAWISILYLWIGTILFWMIGLAVVGIPIWGVEQLLIYFRNREAKGTHDEKEHDKKEHNASKQEDESVDSPRLNRRQLVKLGLVATPPLLVSGGTVAAVIGKRNLNVRTIDLPVRNLPQNLEGFTITQLSDTHIGMLTGRERVENIVETANSFNSNITVVTGDILDNNFDYMPDLVDTMSQLKAEQGVYLCIGNHDKMYDPSNWVRTVRKSGLNLLLDESTIIDTGGTPIKLLGIDFSNQLSQDIRNIRTADEDTRTPENSMKILLAHHPHAFDAAVQADIPTTLAGHTHGGQIVLKIGEKYELFNPGNYLFRYVDGIYRKEDGSSLFVHRGSGDWFPLRTGVPAEVVQLRLVTENIG, encoded by the coding sequence TTGTTTATAATTATACTTCTTATAGTTTTAGGAATTAATATAGCATGGTATTTGTTAAGCGATAAATGGTTACGCACAGACTTAGAGAAATTCCCAAAAGCAAGAAGGTACACACGTATAGCCTTGTCTATTTGGATCGGAATTATTTTTATTCCTTTGCTGTCAGCTAGCTTGGGTTTAGGTAATCCACTTGAAAGTGGCCCGTGGGCATGGATTTCAATTCTATATTTGTGGATTGGAACTATTTTATTTTGGATGATCGGGTTGGCTGTAGTTGGGATACCAATCTGGGGAGTAGAACAATTACTAATATATTTTAGGAATAGAGAAGCTAAAGGCACTCATGACGAAAAAGAGCATGACAAAAAGGAGCATAATGCTAGCAAGCAGGAAGATGAATCTGTAGATAGCCCACGACTGAACAGAAGACAGCTTGTGAAACTAGGATTGGTGGCGACACCGCCTTTGTTGGTCAGTGGTGGCACTGTTGCAGCAGTAATAGGTAAAAGGAACCTAAACGTACGCACCATCGACCTGCCTGTTAGAAATTTACCACAGAATCTTGAAGGATTTACGATTACTCAACTATCTGATACCCACATTGGCATGCTAACTGGCAGAGAACGTGTTGAAAATATAGTAGAAACAGCTAACAGTTTTAACAGCAATATCACAGTTGTAACAGGTGACATATTAGATAATAACTTTGATTATATGCCTGACTTAGTGGATACCATGAGCCAATTAAAAGCAGAGCAAGGAGTATATCTATGTATTGGTAACCATGATAAAATGTATGATCCTTCAAATTGGGTACGTACAGTTCGCAAATCTGGTCTAAACCTACTATTAGATGAATCTACAATTATCGATACTGGGGGAACACCGATTAAGCTTCTTGGAATCGATTTCTCAAATCAATTATCCCAAGACATTAGGAATATTAGAACAGCTGATGAGGATACAAGAACACCTGAAAACAGTATGAAAATTCTTTTAGCGCATCATCCCCATGCCTTCGATGCAGCTGTGCAGGCTGATATTCCAACAACTTTAGCAGGACACACCCATGGCGGACAGATTGTACTTAAAATAGGGGAAAAGTACGAGTTATTCAACCCAGGCAACTATTTGTTCCGTTATGTAGATGGTATATATAGAAAAGAAGATGGTAGTAGTCTTTTTGTACACCGAGGGTCAGGTGATTGGTTCCCGCTGCGTACTGGTGTGCCAGCGGAAGTAGTTCAGCTTAGGCTTGTGACTGAAAATATAGGCTAA
- a CDS encoding ArsR/SmtB family transcription factor, whose translation MTNTHNCDIYCYNEQKVQSLQKLIESKDLLTTALMFKALADENRAKIIYALCTENELCVCDISNIIGASIATTSHHLRTLYKQRLVKFRKDGKLAFYSLDDEHIKQLMLVAMEHSEHENCK comes from the coding sequence ATGACTAACACACATAACTGCGACATCTATTGCTATAACGAACAAAAAGTTCAATCATTACAAAAGCTTATCGAAAGTAAAGATTTACTAACTACTGCCCTCATGTTCAAAGCCCTCGCCGATGAAAATAGAGCTAAAATCATCTATGCTTTATGTACAGAAAATGAGCTTTGTGTATGTGATATTTCTAATATTATAGGTGCGTCTATAGCTACAACATCACACCATTTACGCACTCTATATAAACAAAGACTTGTAAAATTTCGCAAGGATGGAAAGCTAGCTTTCTACTCCCTTGATGATGAACATATCAAGCAATTAATGCTTGTGGCGATGGAGCATAGCGAACATGAAAACTGTAAATAA
- a CDS encoding class I SAM-dependent methyltransferase, which produces MESNQVKEKYNKKAKSFDTMMAPMELMGMKKWRKALVAKAQGLVLEAGVGTGANLPYYPAGIKVVAVDFSSKMLDIAEVKVASSKAEIELKLADIQELPFEDDTFDTVITACVFCSVPDALQGFKELRRVTKATGNLYLLEHVRSENAALGKMMDWLNPLTVKHSGVNINRRTEATMETAGLEIKQIDKLFGDIVKLIHATPGK; this is translated from the coding sequence ATGGAAAGTAATCAAGTAAAAGAAAAATATAATAAGAAAGCCAAAAGCTTTGACACTATGATGGCACCGATGGAATTGATGGGTATGAAAAAATGGAGAAAAGCACTTGTTGCTAAAGCGCAGGGATTAGTGCTGGAAGCTGGAGTAGGTACAGGTGCTAATTTACCTTATTACCCAGCGGGGATAAAAGTAGTAGCCGTCGATTTCAGTTCGAAAATGCTAGATATAGCTGAAGTTAAAGTAGCAAGTAGTAAAGCAGAAATTGAACTTAAGCTTGCAGATATTCAGGAATTACCCTTTGAAGATGATACTTTTGATACCGTTATTACAGCTTGTGTATTTTGCTCTGTGCCAGATGCATTACAGGGATTTAAAGAGCTACGTCGAGTAACCAAAGCAACAGGAAACCTGTATCTATTAGAACATGTACGTAGTGAAAACGCTGCTTTGGGTAAGATGATGGATTGGCTTAATCCACTTACGGTTAAACATAGTGGGGTAAATATCAATAGGCGCACAGAAGCTACAATGGAAACTGCAGGCTTAGAAATTAAGCAGATTGATAAGTTATTTGGCGATATAGTAAAGCTGATTCATGCAACACCAGGAAAATAA
- a CDS encoding EAL and HDOD domain-containing protein, producing MEVYLARQPIFNRNMSVYGYELLYRRSMNNFYEGINGNMATAEVINNAFLTMKIKEISNGTKAFINFSADLLINEIPFLMPKEQVVIEILEQVEPTQIIIDVCKRLKEHGYLIALDDFAFKPNYQALVELADIIKVEFKVDSLSQQKIFINQHRNKIKFLAEKVETRTDYEIAHKLGYDYFQGYFFSKPIIMKATQTPSINQTLVQVAKEIMDDEFDYQKLAILIEKDVGLSYKLLKLVNTVGFGSRYQIYSIKQALARLGIKEIRKWIYIMMLQGMHSVEISELVNLCVIRAKFMESLAKSLGLAGRHLELFLVGLFSCIDIIMNRPMQEMVDDLALTEEVRDALLGKPNELHKILVQVISFERGQQVNNGSESVNIKVSEWTELYVDAIGWAGNLID from the coding sequence GTGGAAGTTTATCTTGCACGACAACCAATTTTTAATCGCAATATGTCTGTTTACGGCTATGAATTACTTTATCGGCGCAGTATGAACAATTTCTATGAAGGTATTAATGGCAATATGGCGACTGCAGAAGTTATCAATAACGCTTTCTTAACGATGAAAATAAAAGAAATATCCAACGGCACTAAAGCATTTATTAACTTTTCGGCAGATCTTTTGATCAATGAAATACCTTTTTTGATGCCTAAAGAACAAGTCGTAATAGAAATATTAGAGCAGGTGGAACCAACACAAATAATCATCGATGTATGCAAAAGGCTTAAAGAGCATGGTTATTTAATCGCCTTAGATGATTTCGCATTCAAACCTAATTATCAGGCACTCGTTGAACTTGCAGATATAATTAAAGTGGAATTCAAAGTAGATTCTCTCTCACAGCAAAAAATCTTTATTAATCAACACCGTAATAAAATCAAATTTTTAGCAGAAAAAGTGGAAACTCGGACAGATTATGAAATTGCACATAAACTAGGATACGATTATTTCCAAGGCTATTTCTTTAGCAAACCAATAATTATGAAAGCGACTCAAACACCATCTATCAATCAGACGCTTGTACAGGTTGCTAAAGAGATAATGGACGATGAATTTGACTATCAAAAACTAGCAATATTAATAGAAAAAGATGTTGGTTTATCATATAAACTATTAAAGCTTGTTAATACAGTAGGATTTGGTAGCCGCTATCAAATCTATTCTATCAAACAGGCACTTGCGAGATTAGGAATAAAAGAAATTAGAAAATGGATATACATCATGATGTTACAAGGCATGCATTCTGTAGAAATATCTGAACTAGTCAATCTCTGTGTAATACGTGCTAAATTCATGGAGTCGCTTGCGAAAAGTCTAGGTCTTGCTGGTCGTCATTTGGAATTATTTCTAGTAGGTTTATTCTCTTGCATAGATATCATCATGAACAGACCTATGCAAGAGATGGTTGATGATTTAGCATTAACTGAAGAAGTTAGAGACGCATTACTGGGAAAACCTAATGAATTACATAAAATATTAGTACAAGTTATTAGCTTTGAACGTGGCCAACAAGTTAACAATGGTTCAGAATCAGTAAATATCAAAGTGTCAGAATGGACGGAATTGTATGTTGACGCCATTGGATGGGCTGGCAATTTAATTGACTAA